In one window of Tubulanus polymorphus chromosome 3, tnTubPoly1.2, whole genome shotgun sequence DNA:
- the LOC141902912 gene encoding 1-phosphatidylinositol 4,5-bisphosphate phosphodiesterase gamma-1-like isoform X2 codes for MANVSHWTRGRISPEQLCNFLVHEQKDPLGNNLDDVGKLISDYLANPIRDSDPYFSAEEFIGFLFSHHNTIRDSSHDTLHQDMNRPLSHYWIASSHNTYLTGDQCRSESSCEAYARCLRMGCRCIELDCWDGPDNMPYIYHGHTLTSKIKFLDVLKTIKEHAFVSSEFPLILSIENHCRIVQQRNMAQAFRDIFGEMLITDPLEKDAKQLPSPNQLKRKIILKHKKLREGANEKWYSAPLNTDEEMDLSNCAKNGILYLEDSINHTWNPHYFVLTSNRMHYTFETNSNQEEDEVDELNLDLNGLDLNNANGVYDDVPNEELHLRMPWFFGKLAGRRREAEELLQQYSYLGDGTFLVRDSETFVGDFSLSFWRQGKVYHCRIRSRQERDQTRYYLIDNLSFDSLYDLVSYYMQHQLKSHDFQICRLTEPVPQPQNHEGCSWYHERLSRDGAQDMLSRIQYDGAFLIRRRVIAWNDPDPSEFAISFRAESKIKHCRIKKEGCQFIIGNAPFESLIELVHYYEKHPLYRKVKLRYPVNQALVDRVGVDPESRTLGGSTNAGIYIRPNDIPSKVRVKALYDYTSNQDDELSFCKHAIITNVAKTDEGWWRGDYGGKKQGWFPANFVEEIDPMSESDDSTPLGSMQKGSIDVVGCAVERIGRRGDKEFVFRIVSPASPFSEELEIATDSAEDLLDWIQIIRECSIAGEAKERDKRRKEREMGVAKEFSDLIIYCIAVSFNPEAMPGNPAEMSSFPESKIEKWMSATNVKIMLQYNRNQISRVYPKGQRIDSSNYDPRNMWNSGCQMLALNYQTPDKWMQLNEARFSDNGRCGYVLKPDCLFHDDYDAYDIRTLIGVDPLSISVTIIGARHLNKSGRGLISPSVEVELIGAEYDFNNKYKTVTKAVNGFNPVWNVTGVFDILNPDLAFLRFIVYDEDMFGDPIFLGHGTFPVRSLRTGFRSVPLKNGYSEPIELASILVYIDMHNPREGSDSDIYASIVELRDRTQVLQTELVASEHQGNVEQAQRVRAELDATQETMQAKKEERLTRRRTLYVQRAPATAHALDASLSKD; via the exons atggcgaacGTGTCTCATTGGACTAG AGGACGTATTTCTCCAGAACAATTATGTAATTTCTTGGTACACGAACAAAAG GATCCTCTTGGCAATAACTTGGATGATGTTGGGAAATTGATATCGGATTATTTAGCGAATCCAATCCGCGATTCTGATCCGTATTTCTCGGCTGAAGAG TTCATCGGTTTCTTATTTTCACATCACAATACTATTCGAGATAGTTCGCACGATACGTTACATCAAGATATGAACCGTCCGTTAAGTCATTACTGGATTGCTTCTTCGCATAATAC GTATTTGACTGGTGATCAGTGTCGGAGTGAATCTTCCTGTGAAGCGTACGCCCGATGCTTGCGTATGGGTTGTCGTTGTATTGAAT TGGACTGCTGGGATGGGCCTGATAATATGCCGTATATTTATCATGGACATACTTTGACTTCCAAAATCAAGTTTCTCGATGTTCTCAAAACCATTAAAGAGCATGCTTTTGTATCCAGCGA GTTTCCACTCATTTTATCAATAGAAAACCACTGCAGAATTGTTCAGCAACGCAATATGGCTCAGGCATTTAGGGATATCTTCGGAG AAATGTTGATCACCGATCCTCTGGAAAAAGACGCTAAACAGCTTCCATCACCAAATCagctgaaaagaaaaatcataCTGAAG CATAAGAAATTACGGGAAGGTGCAAATGAGAAATGGTATTCAGCTCCTCTAAATACTGATGAAG AAATGGATTTGAGCAATTGCGCGAAGAATGGCATTTTATATCTGGAAGATTCGATAAATCAC ACGTGGAATCCACATTACTTTGTATTAACCTCCAACAGGATGCACTATACGtttgaaacaaattcaaaCCAAGAAGAAGATGAAGTAGATGAGCTGAATCTGGACTTGAACGGACTTGATCTCAATAATGCCAATGGTGTATAT GACGACGTCCCCAATGAGGAACTGCATTTACGTATGCCATGGTTTTTTGGAAAGCTAGCTGGCAGACGGCGTGAAGCCGAGGAACTGTTACAACAATATTCATACCTCGGCGACGGTACATTCTTAGTGCGAGACAGTGAGACGTTTGTCGGTGATTTTTCGCTTTCGTTTTG GCGGCAGGGCAAAGTTTATCACTGCCGAATCAGGTCGCGACAAGAACGAGACCAGACGCGATATTATCTGATCGACAATCTTTCGTTCGATAGTCTATACGATCTAGTCTCGTATTACATGCAGCATCAGTTGAAAAGCCACGACTTCCAGATTTGCCGACTCACCGAACCGGTTCCGCAACCCCAGAATCACGAAGGctgcag TTGGTATCACGAGCGTTTGAGCCGAGATGGAGCGCAGGATATGTTGAGTCGAATTCAGTACGATGGAGCATTTTTGATTCGACGACGGGTAATCGCGTGGAATGATCCGGATCCGTCGGAATTCGCTATATCGTTTCG AGCTGAGAGCAAAATCAAGCATTGTCGAATTAAAAAAGAAGGCTGTCAGTTCATTATCGGCAATGCCCCGTTCGAAAGTCTCATAGAGCTTGTACATTACTACGAAAAGCATCCGTTGTATCGCAAAGTGAAGCTTCGTTATCCGGTGAATCAAGCCTTGGTTGATCGAGTAGGCGTT GATCCAGAATCCAGAACTCTCGGCGGCTCGACTAATGCTGGTATTTATATACGGCCGAATGATATTCCTTCGAAG GTAAGGGTGAAAGCTCTATATGACTATACGTCCAATCAAGACGATGAGTTATCTTTTTGCAAACATGCGATCATCACTAATGTCGCTAAAACGGATGAAGGTTGGTGGAGAGGTGACTACGGCGGTAAAAAACAGGGCTGGTTCCCTGCAAACTTTGTCGAAGAGATCGATCCGATGAGCGAATCTGATGATTCAACGCCGTTGGGTTCAATGCAGAAGGGCTCGATTGATGTTGTCGGATGTGCCGTAG AGCGTATCGGCCGACGAGGTGATAAAGAATTTGTGTTCCGCATCGTGAGTCCGGCGTCACCATTTTCCGAAGAGCTCGAGATAGCGACCGATAGCGCGGAAGATTTGTTAGATTGGATACAGATCATACGAGAATGTTCAATTGCCGGTGAAGCTAAG GAACGAGATAAAAGGCGTAAAGAGAGAGAAATGGGCGTTGCGAAGGAATTCTCAGATCTAATCATTTACTGTATAGCTGTGTCATTTAATCCGGAGG CGATGCCAGGAAATCCGGCCGAGATGTCTTCGTTTCCCGAGAGTAAAATCGAAAAATGGATGAGCGCGACGAACGTGAAAATAATGTTGCAATACAACCGAAATCAGATCAGTCGAGTATACCCGAAGGGTCAACGAATCGATTCGTCCAATTACGACCCGCGGAATATGTGGAACTCTGGCTGTCAGATGTTAGCATTGAATTACCAGACTCCAG ATAAGTGGATGCAGTTGAACGAAGCTCGTTTCTCTGATAACGGCAGATGCGGATATGTGCTGAAACCGGATTGTTTGTTTCATGACGACTACGATGCATACGACATACGCACGTTAATCGGAGTCGATCCGTTGTCAATTTCAGTTACG ATAATTGGTGCTCGCCATCTAAATAAGAGCGGACGTGGGTTGATCAGTCCGTCGGTAGAGGTTGAGCTGATCGGTGCTGAAtatgatttcaacaataaatacaaaacTGTCACTAAAG CTGTAAATGGATTTAATCCTGTATGGAATGTGACTGGTGTATTCGACATACTCAACCCCGATCTGGCATTCCTGCGATTTATCGTTTATGATGAAGATATGTTTGGCGATCCAATTTTCCTCGGTCATGGGACATTTCCAGTGCGCAGTTTGAGAACAG GTTTCAGATCTGTTCCTCTAAAGAACGGTTACAGTGAACCCATAGAGCTAGCCTCGATACTCGTCTATATAGATATGCACAATCCAAGAGAAGGCAGCGACAGCGACATCTACGCATCGATCGTGGAACTACGCGATCGTACGCAAGTGTTGCAGACAGAACTGGTGGCAAGCGAACACCAAGGTAATGTGGAGCAGGCACAACGTGTTCGCGCCGAACTAGACGCCACACAGGAAACCATGCAAGCCAAAAAAGAAGAACGTTTAACCAGGCGAAG gacATTGTACGTACAGCGGGCTCCGGCAACGGCTCATGCGTTGGACGCATCATTATCCAAAGATTAG
- the LOC141902912 gene encoding 1-phosphatidylinositol 4,5-bisphosphate phosphodiesterase gamma-1-like isoform X1, translated as MAMPAAASSFASSSPSTSAGSIGSVGGSRKCSSSSRLSNGGSYDSMHYIRRRLEQGALMTKFNVRKKPERWLIKVILETRQLIWISGPQARRHDGQVDLREVKEIRLGKNSKDFEKWSDDAKRLDTAQCFVVFYGSEFNLKTLSFSAANADEVRIWIEGLEYLVNDTITGPYTLQVERWLWKEFFTMERNKQLQFKDVKSWLPKVHCKMSGNKLREKWQEIDPQLQDIGFEQFVTLYQNIIAVPNIFTEYFQQYCDERGRISPEQLCNFLVHEQKDPLGNNLDDVGKLISDYLANPIRDSDPYFSAEEFIGFLFSHHNTIRDSSHDTLHQDMNRPLSHYWIASSHNTYLTGDQCRSESSCEAYARCLRMGCRCIELDCWDGPDNMPYIYHGHTLTSKIKFLDVLKTIKEHAFVSSEFPLILSIENHCRIVQQRNMAQAFRDIFGEMLITDPLEKDAKQLPSPNQLKRKIILKHKKLREGANEKWYSAPLNTDEEMDLSNCAKNGILYLEDSINHTWNPHYFVLTSNRMHYTFETNSNQEEDEVDELNLDLNGLDLNNANGVYDDVPNEELHLRMPWFFGKLAGRRREAEELLQQYSYLGDGTFLVRDSETFVGDFSLSFWRQGKVYHCRIRSRQERDQTRYYLIDNLSFDSLYDLVSYYMQHQLKSHDFQICRLTEPVPQPQNHEGCSWYHERLSRDGAQDMLSRIQYDGAFLIRRRVIAWNDPDPSEFAISFRAESKIKHCRIKKEGCQFIIGNAPFESLIELVHYYEKHPLYRKVKLRYPVNQALVDRVGVDPESRTLGGSTNAGIYIRPNDIPSKVRVKALYDYTSNQDDELSFCKHAIITNVAKTDEGWWRGDYGGKKQGWFPANFVEEIDPMSESDDSTPLGSMQKGSIDVVGCAVERIGRRGDKEFVFRIVSPASPFSEELEIATDSAEDLLDWIQIIRECSIAGEAKERDKRRKEREMGVAKEFSDLIIYCIAVSFNPEAMPGNPAEMSSFPESKIEKWMSATNVKIMLQYNRNQISRVYPKGQRIDSSNYDPRNMWNSGCQMLALNYQTPDKWMQLNEARFSDNGRCGYVLKPDCLFHDDYDAYDIRTLIGVDPLSISVTIIGARHLNKSGRGLISPSVEVELIGAEYDFNNKYKTVTKAVNGFNPVWNVTGVFDILNPDLAFLRFIVYDEDMFGDPIFLGHGTFPVRSLRTGFRSVPLKNGYSEPIELASILVYIDMHNPREGSDSDIYASIVELRDRTQVLQTELVASEHQGNVEQAQRVRAELDATQETMQAKKEERLTRRRTLYVQRAPATAHALDASLSKD; from the exons TTGATTTAAGAGAAGTAAAAGAAATACGCCTCGGCAAAAACTCGAAAGACTTCGAAAAGTGGTCCGACGACGCCAAGAGGCTCGATACTGCGCagtgttttgttgttttctacGGAAGCGAGTTCAACCTGAAGACGTTGTCATTTTCAg CGGCGAATGCTGATGAAGTTCGAATCTGGATTGAGGGACTGGAATATTTGGTGAATGATACAATAACTGGGCCCTATACACTTCAAGTGGAAAG ATGGCTTTGGAAAGAATTTTTTACCATGGAAAGAAACAAGCA ATTGCAGTTCAAAGACGTAAAATCCTGGCTGCCGAAGGTGCACTGTAAAATGTCTGGTAATAAGCTGCGGGAGAAATGGCAG GAAATTGACCCACAACTTCAGGATATAGGGTTTGAGCAGTTTGTGACTTTGTATCAGAACATCATAGCAGTTCCGAAT ATCTTTACGGAATATTTTCAACAGTACTGCGATGAAAG AGGACGTATTTCTCCAGAACAATTATGTAATTTCTTGGTACACGAACAAAAG GATCCTCTTGGCAATAACTTGGATGATGTTGGGAAATTGATATCGGATTATTTAGCGAATCCAATCCGCGATTCTGATCCGTATTTCTCGGCTGAAGAG TTCATCGGTTTCTTATTTTCACATCACAATACTATTCGAGATAGTTCGCACGATACGTTACATCAAGATATGAACCGTCCGTTAAGTCATTACTGGATTGCTTCTTCGCATAATAC GTATTTGACTGGTGATCAGTGTCGGAGTGAATCTTCCTGTGAAGCGTACGCCCGATGCTTGCGTATGGGTTGTCGTTGTATTGAAT TGGACTGCTGGGATGGGCCTGATAATATGCCGTATATTTATCATGGACATACTTTGACTTCCAAAATCAAGTTTCTCGATGTTCTCAAAACCATTAAAGAGCATGCTTTTGTATCCAGCGA GTTTCCACTCATTTTATCAATAGAAAACCACTGCAGAATTGTTCAGCAACGCAATATGGCTCAGGCATTTAGGGATATCTTCGGAG AAATGTTGATCACCGATCCTCTGGAAAAAGACGCTAAACAGCTTCCATCACCAAATCagctgaaaagaaaaatcataCTGAAG CATAAGAAATTACGGGAAGGTGCAAATGAGAAATGGTATTCAGCTCCTCTAAATACTGATGAAG AAATGGATTTGAGCAATTGCGCGAAGAATGGCATTTTATATCTGGAAGATTCGATAAATCAC ACGTGGAATCCACATTACTTTGTATTAACCTCCAACAGGATGCACTATACGtttgaaacaaattcaaaCCAAGAAGAAGATGAAGTAGATGAGCTGAATCTGGACTTGAACGGACTTGATCTCAATAATGCCAATGGTGTATAT GACGACGTCCCCAATGAGGAACTGCATTTACGTATGCCATGGTTTTTTGGAAAGCTAGCTGGCAGACGGCGTGAAGCCGAGGAACTGTTACAACAATATTCATACCTCGGCGACGGTACATTCTTAGTGCGAGACAGTGAGACGTTTGTCGGTGATTTTTCGCTTTCGTTTTG GCGGCAGGGCAAAGTTTATCACTGCCGAATCAGGTCGCGACAAGAACGAGACCAGACGCGATATTATCTGATCGACAATCTTTCGTTCGATAGTCTATACGATCTAGTCTCGTATTACATGCAGCATCAGTTGAAAAGCCACGACTTCCAGATTTGCCGACTCACCGAACCGGTTCCGCAACCCCAGAATCACGAAGGctgcag TTGGTATCACGAGCGTTTGAGCCGAGATGGAGCGCAGGATATGTTGAGTCGAATTCAGTACGATGGAGCATTTTTGATTCGACGACGGGTAATCGCGTGGAATGATCCGGATCCGTCGGAATTCGCTATATCGTTTCG AGCTGAGAGCAAAATCAAGCATTGTCGAATTAAAAAAGAAGGCTGTCAGTTCATTATCGGCAATGCCCCGTTCGAAAGTCTCATAGAGCTTGTACATTACTACGAAAAGCATCCGTTGTATCGCAAAGTGAAGCTTCGTTATCCGGTGAATCAAGCCTTGGTTGATCGAGTAGGCGTT GATCCAGAATCCAGAACTCTCGGCGGCTCGACTAATGCTGGTATTTATATACGGCCGAATGATATTCCTTCGAAG GTAAGGGTGAAAGCTCTATATGACTATACGTCCAATCAAGACGATGAGTTATCTTTTTGCAAACATGCGATCATCACTAATGTCGCTAAAACGGATGAAGGTTGGTGGAGAGGTGACTACGGCGGTAAAAAACAGGGCTGGTTCCCTGCAAACTTTGTCGAAGAGATCGATCCGATGAGCGAATCTGATGATTCAACGCCGTTGGGTTCAATGCAGAAGGGCTCGATTGATGTTGTCGGATGTGCCGTAG AGCGTATCGGCCGACGAGGTGATAAAGAATTTGTGTTCCGCATCGTGAGTCCGGCGTCACCATTTTCCGAAGAGCTCGAGATAGCGACCGATAGCGCGGAAGATTTGTTAGATTGGATACAGATCATACGAGAATGTTCAATTGCCGGTGAAGCTAAG GAACGAGATAAAAGGCGTAAAGAGAGAGAAATGGGCGTTGCGAAGGAATTCTCAGATCTAATCATTTACTGTATAGCTGTGTCATTTAATCCGGAGG CGATGCCAGGAAATCCGGCCGAGATGTCTTCGTTTCCCGAGAGTAAAATCGAAAAATGGATGAGCGCGACGAACGTGAAAATAATGTTGCAATACAACCGAAATCAGATCAGTCGAGTATACCCGAAGGGTCAACGAATCGATTCGTCCAATTACGACCCGCGGAATATGTGGAACTCTGGCTGTCAGATGTTAGCATTGAATTACCAGACTCCAG ATAAGTGGATGCAGTTGAACGAAGCTCGTTTCTCTGATAACGGCAGATGCGGATATGTGCTGAAACCGGATTGTTTGTTTCATGACGACTACGATGCATACGACATACGCACGTTAATCGGAGTCGATCCGTTGTCAATTTCAGTTACG ATAATTGGTGCTCGCCATCTAAATAAGAGCGGACGTGGGTTGATCAGTCCGTCGGTAGAGGTTGAGCTGATCGGTGCTGAAtatgatttcaacaataaatacaaaacTGTCACTAAAG CTGTAAATGGATTTAATCCTGTATGGAATGTGACTGGTGTATTCGACATACTCAACCCCGATCTGGCATTCCTGCGATTTATCGTTTATGATGAAGATATGTTTGGCGATCCAATTTTCCTCGGTCATGGGACATTTCCAGTGCGCAGTTTGAGAACAG GTTTCAGATCTGTTCCTCTAAAGAACGGTTACAGTGAACCCATAGAGCTAGCCTCGATACTCGTCTATATAGATATGCACAATCCAAGAGAAGGCAGCGACAGCGACATCTACGCATCGATCGTGGAACTACGCGATCGTACGCAAGTGTTGCAGACAGAACTGGTGGCAAGCGAACACCAAGGTAATGTGGAGCAGGCACAACGTGTTCGCGCCGAACTAGACGCCACACAGGAAACCATGCAAGCCAAAAAAGAAGAACGTTTAACCAGGCGAAG gacATTGTACGTACAGCGGGCTCCGGCAACGGCTCATGCGTTGGACGCATCATTATCCAAAGATTAG